From the genome of Ahaetulla prasina isolate Xishuangbanna chromosome 15, ASM2864084v1, whole genome shotgun sequence, one region includes:
- the MAPKAPK5 gene encoding MAP kinase-activated protein kinase 5 isoform X2: MSEEPEAERMIKETSILEDYHINWTQKLGAGISGPVRVCIKKSSQERFALKILLDRPKARNEVRLHMMCAAHPNIVQIIEVYANSVQFPHESSPRSRLLIVMEMMEGGELFHRISQHRHFTEKQASEVTKQIALALQHCHSLNIAHRDLKPENLLFKDNSLDAPVKLCDFGFAKIDQGDLMTPQFTPYYVAPQVLEAQRRHQKEKCGIIPTSPTPYTYNKSCDLWSLGVIIYVMLCGYPPFYSKHHSRTIPKDMRKKIMTGSFEFPEEEWSQISEMAKDIVRKLLKVKPEERLTTEGVLDHPWLNSTEALDNILPSAQLMMDKAMVAGIQQAHAEQLANMRIQDLKVSLKPLHSVNNPILRKRKLLGTKPKESVYIHDPENSSKDSNVALEKLRDVIAQCILPQAGENEDEKLNEVMQEAWKYNRECKLLRDTLQTFSWNGRGFTDKVDRLKLAEIVKQVIEEQTTAHESQ, encoded by the exons atgtcgGAGGAGCCCGAGGCGGAGAGGATGATCAAG GAAACTTCTATTTTGGAAGACTACCACATTAACTGGACTCAGAAGCTGGGAGCTGGAATCAGCGGCCCAGTAAG AGTCTGCATCAAAAAATCGTCTCAAGAACGGTTTGCACTGAAAATCCTTCTTGATCGCCCAAAAGCGAGAAATGAG GTCCGACTTCACATGATGTGCGCGGCACACCCCAACATCGTCCAGATTATTGAAGTCTACGCGAACAGTGTACAGTTCCCCCATGAGTCCAGTCCAAG GTCTCGACTGCTAATTGTTATGGAGATGATGGAAGGGGGTGAGCTGTTTCACAGAATCAGCCAACATCGGCACTTTACTGAGAAACAAGCAAGCGAAGTAACAAAGCAG atCGCTTTGGCTTTGCAGCACTGTCATTCTTTAAACATTGCCCATCGAGACCTTAAACCTGAGAATCTTCTTTTCAAAGATAATTCTTTG GATGCTCCCGTGAAGCTCTGCGACTTTGGGTTTGCCAAGATCGACCAAGGTGACTTGATGACACCACAGTTCACTCCTTATTACGTAGCACCTCAG gttctggaggcaCAAAGACGGCATCAGAAAGAAAAGTGCGGTATTATCCCTACCTCACCAACCCCGTACACTTATAACAAG AGCTGTGACTTATGGTCCCTGGGCGTCATCATTTATGTGATGCTGTGTGGGTACCCGCCGTTCTACTCAAAGCATCACAGCCGGACAATTCCGAAGGACATGAGAAAAAAGATCATGACGGGAAGTTTTGAGTTCCCGGAGGAAGAGTGGAGCCAGATCTCAGAAATGGCGAAAGACATTGTGCGCAA GCTGCTGAAGGTGAAGCCAGAAGAGAGGCTGACGACGGAAGGCGTTCTGGATCACCCGTGGCTCAACTCGACCGAGGCGCTCGATAACATACTGCCTTCTGCCCAACTGATGATGGACAAG GCCATGGTTGCTGGGATCCAGCAGGCACACGCAGAGCAACTGGCAAACATGAGAATACAGGATCTCAAAGTAAGCCTCAAGCCCCTGCACTCGGTCAACAACCCGATCCTGCGCAAGAGGAAACTGCTGGG AACAAAACCAAAGGAAAGCGTATACATCCATGATCCTGAGAACAGCAGCAAAGACTCCAATGTTGCTCTGGAGAAGCTACGGGATGTGATTGCTCAGTGCATCCTGCCACAGGCTG GAGAAAACGAAGATGAGAAACTGAATGAAGTTATGCAGGAAGCTTGGAAGTATAACCGGGAATGTAAATTACTCAGAGACACCCTGCAGACTTTTAGCTGGAATG GTCGAGGATTTACAGACAAAGTGGACCGGCTAAAACTGGCAGAAATAGTGAAGCAGGTCATTGAAGAGCAGACAACCGCTCACGAGTCGCAGTAG
- the MAPKAPK5 gene encoding MAP kinase-activated protein kinase 5 isoform X1, with protein MSEEPEAERMIKETSILEDYHINWTQKLGAGISGPVRVCIKKSSQERFALKILLDRPKARNEVRLHMMCAAHPNIVQIIEVYANSVQFPHESSPRSRLLIVMEMMEGGELFHRISQHRHFTEKQASEVTKQIALALQHCHSLNIAHRDLKPENLLFKDNSLDAPVKLCDFGFAKIDQGDLMTPQFTPYYVAPQVLEAQRRHQKEKCGIIPTSPTPYTYNKSCDLWSLGVIIYVMLCGYPPFYSKHHSRTIPKDMRKKIMTGSFEFPEEEWSQISEMAKDIVRKLLKVKPEERLTTEGVLDHPWLNSTEALDNILPSAQLMMDKAMVAGIQQAHAEQLANMRIQDLKVSLKPLHSVNNPILRKRKLLGTKPKESVYIHDPENSSKDSNVALEKLRDVIAQCILPQAGKGENEDEKLNEVMQEAWKYNRECKLLRDTLQTFSWNGRGFTDKVDRLKLAEIVKQVIEEQTTAHESQ; from the exons atgtcgGAGGAGCCCGAGGCGGAGAGGATGATCAAG GAAACTTCTATTTTGGAAGACTACCACATTAACTGGACTCAGAAGCTGGGAGCTGGAATCAGCGGCCCAGTAAG AGTCTGCATCAAAAAATCGTCTCAAGAACGGTTTGCACTGAAAATCCTTCTTGATCGCCCAAAAGCGAGAAATGAG GTCCGACTTCACATGATGTGCGCGGCACACCCCAACATCGTCCAGATTATTGAAGTCTACGCGAACAGTGTACAGTTCCCCCATGAGTCCAGTCCAAG GTCTCGACTGCTAATTGTTATGGAGATGATGGAAGGGGGTGAGCTGTTTCACAGAATCAGCCAACATCGGCACTTTACTGAGAAACAAGCAAGCGAAGTAACAAAGCAG atCGCTTTGGCTTTGCAGCACTGTCATTCTTTAAACATTGCCCATCGAGACCTTAAACCTGAGAATCTTCTTTTCAAAGATAATTCTTTG GATGCTCCCGTGAAGCTCTGCGACTTTGGGTTTGCCAAGATCGACCAAGGTGACTTGATGACACCACAGTTCACTCCTTATTACGTAGCACCTCAG gttctggaggcaCAAAGACGGCATCAGAAAGAAAAGTGCGGTATTATCCCTACCTCACCAACCCCGTACACTTATAACAAG AGCTGTGACTTATGGTCCCTGGGCGTCATCATTTATGTGATGCTGTGTGGGTACCCGCCGTTCTACTCAAAGCATCACAGCCGGACAATTCCGAAGGACATGAGAAAAAAGATCATGACGGGAAGTTTTGAGTTCCCGGAGGAAGAGTGGAGCCAGATCTCAGAAATGGCGAAAGACATTGTGCGCAA GCTGCTGAAGGTGAAGCCAGAAGAGAGGCTGACGACGGAAGGCGTTCTGGATCACCCGTGGCTCAACTCGACCGAGGCGCTCGATAACATACTGCCTTCTGCCCAACTGATGATGGACAAG GCCATGGTTGCTGGGATCCAGCAGGCACACGCAGAGCAACTGGCAAACATGAGAATACAGGATCTCAAAGTAAGCCTCAAGCCCCTGCACTCGGTCAACAACCCGATCCTGCGCAAGAGGAAACTGCTGGG AACAAAACCAAAGGAAAGCGTATACATCCATGATCCTGAGAACAGCAGCAAAGACTCCAATGTTGCTCTGGAGAAGCTACGGGATGTGATTGCTCAGTGCATCCTGCCACAGGCTGGTAAAG GAGAAAACGAAGATGAGAAACTGAATGAAGTTATGCAGGAAGCTTGGAAGTATAACCGGGAATGTAAATTACTCAGAGACACCCTGCAGACTTTTAGCTGGAATG GTCGAGGATTTACAGACAAAGTGGACCGGCTAAAACTGGCAGAAATAGTGAAGCAGGTCATTGAAGAGCAGACAACCGCTCACGAGTCGCAGTAG